The nucleotide window GCTCCATTTAAACAGGAAGATATCCGTGCCCTCGAACAAATTCCAGAAATTAAGCGGGTTGTCGCTTCGAGTACGCAATTATCTTCGGCCAGATTGCAAAAAGATGTTGTGGATATCTCGACTACCGGGATTAATCAAGCTTACCTGCAACTAAATGAGTTAAAGGTGGCAAAGGGCAGAAGCTTAGCCACTTCCGATTTTCTTGGTGCCAGGCGTGCAGGACTCATTAGCGATAAATTGAAAGAGGAATTATTTAAGGAAGAAAATCCTGTTGGAAAAGTACTATTGCTAGGTAACCAACCAATCGAGATTATCGGTGTATTGGAAAAGCCGACGGGTCTCCTTGCATTTGGTTCAATGGAGGTTTACCTTCCTTTCCAGACTTGGAAAAATATGTACGGAAGCAGTGATTTTACCCAAGTAACTCTGCAAGCCGCCTCACCTGAACAGTTGCAGGTTGCTGGTAAAAAGGCGGCAAAGCTGCTCAATAATAGGCATAATACAGAAAAATCCTATCAGGTAATCAATATGGAGGAAATCGCCCAAGGGATCGGTCAGATTACAAAAATCATGACGTTGATTATCGGGAGCATTGCTGGAATTTCATTGTTTGTTGGCGGTATCGGGGTCATGAACATAATGCTTGTATCTGTAACGGAAAGAACAAGGGAGATTGGTATCCGTATGGCACTAGGAGCTACTAGGGGACAGGTCTTAACCCAATTCCTCATTGAATCGATTACATTGACATTAATTGGCGGTATTTTAGGGATTTTCCTTGGCTGGGGGACTGCAACAATCGTCAGCTTCTTTGCCGGCTGGCCTTCATTGGTATCATGGCAAGTCGTGTTAGGAGGGGTTTTGTTTTCAATGATCATTGGTGTCTTATTCGGACTGCTTCCGGCCAATAAAGCCGCCAAGCTTGATCCGATTGATTCACTTCGGTATGAATAGTGATCATTTTTACAGCGTATGGTGCCTTTTTAAGCATAACAACGTGGTTGATATGTTGGCAGAATGGGCACAGTATGATAAAATAATTAATGAAATATTCAGTTAATTGATTCGGATTACT belongs to Neobacillus sp. OS1-2 and includes:
- a CDS encoding ABC transporter permease encodes the protein MSFMENLSMALSSLKAHKMRSILTMLGIIIGVGAVIIVVAIGQGGEAMLKSQITGPGNTIELFYQPSDEEMRANPNVLMQAPFKQEDIRALEQIPEIKRVVASSTQLSSARLQKDVVDISTTGINQAYLQLNELKVAKGRSLATSDFLGARRAGLISDKLKEELFKEENPVGKVLLLGNQPIEIIGVLEKPTGLLAFGSMEVYLPFQTWKNMYGSSDFTQVTLQAASPEQLQVAGKKAAKLLNNRHNTEKSYQVINMEEIAQGIGQITKIMTLIIGSIAGISLFVGGIGVMNIMLVSVTERTREIGIRMALGATRGQVLTQFLIESITLTLIGGILGIFLGWGTATIVSFFAGWPSLVSWQVVLGGVLFSMIIGVLFGLLPANKAAKLDPIDSLRYE